One Plasmodium berghei ANKA genome assembly, chromosome: 13 genomic region harbors:
- a CDS encoding NADPH--cytochrome P450 reductase, putative produces MDIITRGNILLLYGSEYGTSYDCCRNILYELCTNFDVHFFCLNNVNLMKFYNYENIIIIVSTTGYGCPTHNMSKFWINLHKCNNVFHENIYFHLFGLGDSSYDNYNVVAKKLKRKLISLGANIVNYSLGNYQHSSMHFTNFNTWKNKVYSFLKKKYYNFEINNSIPQIYSITNLSDYDKINNDKHLSGFLPTYENIKKGEEKDKNKIEKKYDDFNVNDYFTKALHLNKFEVIKNERLTDASYFQDVRYIELATSIDIFNLSSLITIHPILNKDKTESILNLLKINYNEYIIINQPNENATCTMSTYIPIGKKIKVLDLFVYFLDLNKIVTPFFFIYLSERTNSDIHKKKFLQLGNTNDISDYFSYVYQYKRSYYDIFYDFYSYINIDVPFLLNTLPNIMNRNYSILNDSKKYRFLKNFNLYNLYHFYLNPYYSNFLYYLKIYFCNNMKTLTNFFSYIMCNYTQNSTYKYTNILKNKMKPNQVNNVIELLICLYQTEINQNKKHIGLCSNYLINSIEGSPFIYATIENSLLFQNKNIWNLNYRIVYISTGAAFSSLLAIIRQRFYVYNIKKKEHKNENLINSKIKNISENDLLFLGFRNKLNNFYFEQELQKYLHFIHIFIAFSQQPEDNFLYYNHEIFKNIEKHNTNMNDRFCSISQHDNISDKNLFNKSVSEMKEFLKDKKKVYVTDIISMLQDIIYDLLIKKNTIFLIAGKSRPFSQNLFKLLANIMKEKEPNKTIEEINLFLKKKIDKFEIIFESWY; encoded by the coding sequence ATGGATATTATAACAAGgggaaatattttattactttaTGGATCAGAGTATGGAACTTCCTATGATTGTTgtagaaatattttatacgAATTATGCACTAATTTTGAtgtgcattttttttgtttaaataatgtgaatttaatgaaattttataattatgaaaatattatcataattgTAAGTACAACAGGTTATGGTTGTCCTACACATAATATGTCAAAATTTTGGATAAATTTACACAAATGTAATAATGTATttcatgaaaatatatattttcacttATTTGGATTAGGTGATAGTTCAtatgataattataatgTTGTAGCTAAAAAgttaaaaagaaaattaatttCCTTAGGTGCTAATATAGTTAATTATAGCTTAGGAAATTATCAACATAGTTCTATGCATTTTACCAATTTTAATACatggaaaaataaagtatattcatttttaaaaaaaaaatattataattttgaaataaataatagtattcctcaaatatatagtattacaaatttatctgattatgataaaataaataatgataagCATTTGTCTGGATTTTTGCCAACTTAtgagaatataaaaaaaggtgAAGAAAAggataaaaacaaaattgaGAAAAAATACGACGATTTTAATGTTAACgattattttacaaaagcattgcatttaaataaatttgaagttataaaaaatgaaagacTTACGGATGCATCATATTTTCAAGATGTTAGATATATCGAGTTAGCAACATCAATAGATATATTCAATCTGAGCAGTTTAATAACAATACACCCAATATTAAACAAAGATAAAACAGAatcaattttaaatttgttaaaaataaactataatgaatatattataattaatcaGCCAAATGAAAATGCAACATGTACAATGAGTACTTATATCCCTAttgggaaaaaaataaaagtattaGATTTGTTTGTATACTTTTTAGATcttaataaaatagttactccttttttttttatatatctaAGTGAAAGAACAAATAGtgatattcataaaaaaaagtttttaCAACTTGGGAATACAAACGATATAAGcgattatttttcttatgtatatcaatataaaagatcatattatgatatattttacgatttttatagttatattaatattgatGTCCCCTTTCTTTTAAACACTTTAccaaatattatgaatagaaattattctatattaaatgattcaaaaaaatatcgatttcttaaaaattttaacctttataatttatatcacTTTTACCTTAATCCttattattcaaattttttatattatttaaaaatatatttttgtaataatatgaaaaccCTCACAAATTTTTTCTCGTATATTATGTGTAACTATACACAAAATAgtacatataaatacacaaatattttaaaaaacaaaatgaagcCTAATCAAGTAAATAATGTAATCGagttattaatttgtttatatcaaacagaaataaatcaaaataaaaaacatataggATTATgttcaaattatttaataaattctATTGAGGGTAGtccatttatttatgcTACTATTGAAAATAGCTTActatttcaaaataaaaatatatggaaCTTAAATTATAGAATTGTCTATATTTCTACAGGTGCAGCTTTTAGTAGTTTATTAGCAATTATAAGGCAAAggttttatgtatataatataaagaaaaaggaacacaaaaatgaaaatttaataaatagcaaaattaaaaacatttcAGAGAATGATTTACTTTTTCTTGGTTTTagaaacaaattaaataatttttattttgaacaGGAAttgcaaaaatatttgcatttcattcatatttttatagcGTTTTCACAACAACCAGaagataattttttgtattataaccatgaaattttcaaaaatatagaaaaacaTAACACTAATATGAATGATAGATTTTGCTCTATTAGCCAGCATGACAACATAAGTGATAAGAacttatttaataaaagtgTTTCAGAAATGAaagaatttttaaaagataaaaaaaaagtttatGTAACTGATATAATTTCAATGCTACaagatattatatatgatttgttaataaaaaaaaatacaatttttttaatagcTGGAAAATCACGTCCTTTCTCTCAAAAcctttttaaattattagcTAATATTATGAAAGAAAAGGAGCCCAATAAAACAATAGAagaaattaatttatttttaaaaaaaaaaattgataaatttgaaattatatttgaatCTTGGTATTAA